One region of Deltaproteobacteria bacterium RIFCSPHIGHO2_02_FULL_44_16 genomic DNA includes:
- a CDS encoding DUF1328 domain-containing protein translates to MLSWAVIFFVIAIIAAVFGFTGIAASAMGIAKILFFIFLILFILSLFIPSWRKPLF, encoded by the coding sequence ATGTTATCATGGGCCGTTATCTTTTTTGTCATTGCGATCATTGCCGCTGTCTTTGGTTTTACCGGTATCGCAGCAAGTGCCATGGGTATCGCAAAAATTCTTTTCTTTATTTTTCTGATACTTTTTATTCTTTCATTGTTTATTCCCTCATGGCGTAAGCCACTGTTTTGA